AGCTGGAAAACCAGCGTCAGGCCGGCGTACTCGATGAAGCGCAGATGGAGGCCGGCCGCGCCGAAGCGGCGCGCGAGCTGCTCGATGACACCGAAGGCGTGCAGCGCCGCAGCAGCGTGCTTGGCGGCAAGATTCCGTTGGTCTCGGCGCTGCTGGTACCCGTGCTGGGCGTGGCTCTGTACCTGCATTGGGGCGCCATCGATCAGGTCGAGCAGACTCGCCAGCTGGCCGCTGCGCAGCCGCAGAGCATCGAGGAAATGACTGCGCGTCTGGAGCAGACTGTCCAGCAGCAGCCAGACTCCGCCGAGGCCTGGTACTTCCTCGGCCGTACCTACATGGCGCAGGAGCGTGCTGGCGATGCCGCCAAGGCGTTCGAGCGTGCCGTGGAGATTGCCGGGCGAGCCCCGGAACTGCTCGGCCAGTGGGCGCAGGCGCTGTACTTCGCTGAAGGCAAGCAGTGGAGCGAGCAGATGCAGACGCTCACCGACGAAGCGCTGAAGGCCGACCCGCAAGAGGTCACCAGCCTGGGCCTGCTTGGTATCGCCGCTTATGAAAACCAGCGCTATGCTGATGCCGTGCGTTACTGGGAGCGCCTGGTCGCCGTGCTGCCGGAGCAGGACCCGTCGCGCGCGGCTATCGCCGGTGGTATCGAGCGCGCCCGTCAGCAGATGGGCGAGGGCGAGCAGCCCAGTGCGGCAGCAGCGCCGAGTGCCAAGGTGCATGCGTTGGAGGTCAGCGTGTCGCTGTCGCCCGAGGTGCAGCAGAACGTGCAGCCGGGCGATGCCGTATTCGTCTTCGCCCGAGCACTCAGTGGCCCGCCGATGCCGCTGGCAGTCAAACGCCTGAAGGTCTCCGACCTGCCGGTGCAGATCAGCCTTTCCGATGTGGATGCGATGATGCCCGAACTGAAGATTTCCCGATTCGACCAGGTGCAACTGGTGGCACGTGTATCCCGTGCGGGTAACGCCACCCAGGGCGAATGGACCGGCCAGACTGGCCCGGTCGCCAACACCGCCCGTGACGTTCAGGCGCTGCTGATCGACAGCCGCGACGGGCAGACCCAGTGAAGCGTCTGGTGCTGGCCTGCGCACTCGGGCTCGGCCTGAGTGGCTGCGTACTGCAGCAACCGAGCGCGCCGGTGGGTGACTTGCCACCGGTACAGCAGCCATCGCACCCGCGCTATGCGCCGCCGCCTGGGGTGAAGAGCCACTGGAATCCGGGACTGGGCGTCTATGTAGTCGAAGGCGCACGTGATCTGTACTACCGCGAGCGCATCTTCTACCGCTGGGACGGCGGCTGGAGCTGGTCTTCGCAAGCCGGCGGGCCGTGGAAGGAAACCGACAGCTCTGGCATTCCGCCGGGGTTGTTTCGTCAGTATCAGAACCGCTGATCGCGTAGGGCGGGTGAAACCTGCAAATCGACCTGGCAGGTCGCACTCACCTTACAACCGCATATGAAAACGGCGCCCGAAGGCGCCGTTTTCGTTGGTTGTGATCCGTGCTCAATGCGCCCAGATCATGCCCACCAGCAGATAGCAGATCAGCGTCACCAGCACCACGCCGAACAGGTTGAGGACGAAACCCGCCTTGATCATCGACTGTATCTTCATATGCCCGGTGCCGAACACGATGGCATTGGGCGGCGTCGCCACTGGCATCATGAAGGCGCAACTGGCAGCGATGGCGGCAGGAATCGCCAGCAGCTCGGCCGGCATGCCCTGCGAGACGGCCAATGCCCCCAGCAGCGGCAGGAAGGCTGCTGCGGTGGCAGTGTTGGAGGTGACTTCGGTGAGGAAGATGATCACCAGCACCACCACGCCGATCATCGCGATCACCGGCAGGGCGCCCAGCGCCCCCAGGCTCTGTGCGATCCATTCGGCCAGGCCGGTGCTGCGAATCACGCCCGCCAGCGACAGGCCGCCGCCGAACAGCAGCAGCACGCCCCAGGGCAGTTTGCTGGCGCTTTCCCAGTTCATCAGGAACACGCGCTGTTTGACGTCCACCGGAATCATGAACAGCGCCAGCGCCGCAGCAATGGCGATGCTGGTGTCGTTGACGCCGGGCACCCAGCCGGAGATCAGCGGCTGGAATACCCAGGCCAGCGCGGTAGTGACAAACACCAGCGCCACCAGCTTCTCGCCACGGCTCAGTGGTCCGAGTTCGGCCAGCTCGCTACGGATCAGTTGCGTGCTGTCATGACCGGCCAGGTTGAAACCACCACGGGTCAGCCACCACCAGATGAACGCTAGCATGATCACGGCTACTGGCACGCCGAGCAGCATCCACTGGCCGAAGCCGATCTGTACGTCATAGTTGTCGGCGAGGAAGGCGGCCAGCAAGGCATTCGGTGGGGTACCGATCAGCGTGGCGATGCCACCGACACTGGCGGCGTAGGCAATCGCCAGCAGCAAGGCAGTGGCGAAGCGCTCACGATCGGCTTCGCCGGTGCTCTTCTCGCTGGTGAGCATGCCGATTACCGAAAGGCCGATAGGCAGCATCATGATGGTGGTGGCAGTGTTGCTCACCCACATGCTGAGAAAGGCCGTGGCCATCATGAAACCAGCGATCTGCCGGCTCGGCTTGCTGCCCATGGCCAGCAGCGTCATCAGTGCGATGCGCTTGTGCAGGTTCCAGCGCTCCATGGCCAGGCCCAGGACGAAACCACCGAGGAACAGGTAGATGGTCGGGTTGGCGTAGGGCGCGGTGGCGGCATTGAGACTGTCGATGCCCAGCGCCGGGATCAACAGGATCGGCAGCAGCGAAGTGGCCGGGATCGGAATGGCTTCGGTCGACCACCAGGTGGCCATCAGCAGGGTCAGGCCGATGGTGGCCCAGGCGGTGCTGGAGAGGCCGGCTGGCGGCTCGGTGACCAGGCAGACGAGCAGTAGCAAGGGGCCCAGAATCAGACCAATCCAGGCAGCCTTGGCAGGTGCGGTGGATTCATTGGTGGTAACGGCCATGGCGCGCTTCCTTTAGCTAAAAAGTCGGGCTTTATAGCCCACAGGGCGACTTTATGACCACGCGCTGGCCAATCGGTTTTGCTTCAGTCTGTTTCAGGTGTGTTTTGCGTCGACGCTGACGGCTCGACCGGTCTGCTGAACAGCGGTCCACCGCAGCGGCTACAGAAGGCCGCGCTGTACTCGTGACGGTTCTTGCGACAATGCGGGCAGTCATGCTCTATCAGCCCGTCCTGGCGCATGGCGTTGGCCAGTTCGGCGGTGAAAATACCGGTAGGCACGGCGATGATCGAGTAGCCGGTGATCATCACCAGCGTAGCGAGCATCTGGCCTACGGGAGTTTGCGGAGTGATGTCGCCGAAACCTACGGTGGTCAGCGTCACCACCGCCCAGTAGATACCAGTAGGAATGCTGGTGAAGCCATTGGCTGGGCCTTCGATGACGTACATCAGCGCGCCATACACGGTGACCAGGGTCGAGACGCACACCAGAAACACCACGATCTTCTGCTTGCTGCCGCGCAGCGCTACCAGCAGGAAGTTGGCTTGGGTCAGGTACTGGCGCAGCTTGAGCACACGGAAGATACGGATCATGCGGATGACGCGGACGATCATCAGGTACTGCGCATCGGCGAACACCAACGCCAGGATCGCAGGCAGCACTGCGAGCAGATCCACCAGGCCGAAGAAACTGAAGGCATAGCGCATCGGCTTGGGCGAGCTGTACAGGCGCAAGCCGTACTCGATGGCGAACAGCGCGGTGAAAAACCACTCCAGCGCGCCGAACACAGCAGCGTGCTGGTTGTGGAAGTGCTCGATGCTGTCGAGCATCACCACCACCAGGCTGGCAAGGATGGTCACCAGCAGCCAGTTGTCGAAGCGCTGAGCGGCCGGCGTGCTGGTTTCGAAGATGATGATGTAGAGGCGTTGGCGCCAGCTCTGCCGGTTTTCCATGGCAAGGTCCAAATCAAGCGAAAGGGCACAGCCTAGGCAGGAAGGCGGAGTAAGGGCAAGGCCGTAGTTGTGCTTGCTGCTCTGTTCTCAATCCCCTTCCAGCGAAGACTCCTCCCGCGGATCACTCAGCACGAAGGTTTCACCTATGGCCGCTGTAATCCGCGCGGTGCCCAGATTGAGTAGCTGCCACTGCCATTCACCGTAACGGGTGCTCAAGATTCCATGGGCATGGCAGGGGCCGTGGAGGTACCAGGCGTGCTCCTGGCTGTGGGTGATGAGGAGGTCGTGACGCAGGAAATCGGCGACCAATGCTTCGCTGACCTTGAAGCTATGGCAGTTGTCTTGCGCCGGGCCGAGTCCATCTGCGATCACCACGATATCGCTGACCGGGCCAATCAGGCTCGGGTTTGACTCTGCGCAGGTCGTAGCGGTTGCCAGTAGCAAGCTGAGGCCGAGAGTTCGTCTGTCCATGTTCCGCGCGCTCCCTTTGCGGTCGGTTGCGCGATTCTAGAACGTCGGGGTGCTGTCCTTGACTGCCTTTTGCCAACTTTGTGCACCGGCCCTGATCAGCCAGCAGGCGAGGATGAAGGGCATGGTCAGGGCAGGTAGGCCCAGGGCGCTGAAACCGGGCTGCAGCAGGCCGAGCAGGATGCCGTAATAGCCATACAGGCCGATGGCGATATCGGCGGGCGGGTAGCCGCG
The genomic region above belongs to Pseudomonas sediminis and contains:
- the ccmI gene encoding c-type cytochrome biogenesis protein CcmI, which produces MIDFWLPAGLLLLTALAFLLIPVLRIRKLQAEEDRTALNVTLYQERLQELENQRQAGVLDEAQMEAGRAEAARELLDDTEGVQRRSSVLGGKIPLVSALLVPVLGVALYLHWGAIDQVEQTRQLAAAQPQSIEEMTARLEQTVQQQPDSAEAWYFLGRTYMAQERAGDAAKAFERAVEIAGRAPELLGQWAQALYFAEGKQWSEQMQTLTDEALKADPQEVTSLGLLGIAAYENQRYADAVRYWERLVAVLPEQDPSRAAIAGGIERARQQMGEGEQPSAAAAPSAKVHALEVSVSLSPEVQQNVQPGDAVFVFARALSGPPMPLAVKRLKVSDLPVQISLSDVDAMMPELKISRFDQVQLVARVSRAGNATQGEWTGQTGPVANTARDVQALLIDSRDGQTQ
- a CDS encoding SLC13 family permease is translated as MAVTTNESTAPAKAAWIGLILGPLLLLVCLVTEPPAGLSSTAWATIGLTLLMATWWSTEAIPIPATSLLPILLIPALGIDSLNAATAPYANPTIYLFLGGFVLGLAMERWNLHKRIALMTLLAMGSKPSRQIAGFMMATAFLSMWVSNTATTIMMLPIGLSVIGMLTSEKSTGEADRERFATALLLAIAYAASVGGIATLIGTPPNALLAAFLADNYDVQIGFGQWMLLGVPVAVIMLAFIWWWLTRGGFNLAGHDSTQLIRSELAELGPLSRGEKLVALVFVTTALAWVFQPLISGWVPGVNDTSIAIAAALALFMIPVDVKQRVFLMNWESASKLPWGVLLLFGGGLSLAGVIRSTGLAEWIAQSLGALGALPVIAMIGVVVLVIIFLTEVTSNTATAAAFLPLLGALAVSQGMPAELLAIPAAIAASCAFMMPVATPPNAIVFGTGHMKIQSMIKAGFVLNLFGVVLVTLICYLLVGMIWAH
- a CDS encoding ion transporter gives rise to the protein MENRQSWRQRLYIIIFETSTPAAQRFDNWLLVTILASLVVVMLDSIEHFHNQHAAVFGALEWFFTALFAIEYGLRLYSSPKPMRYAFSFFGLVDLLAVLPAILALVFADAQYLMIVRVIRMIRIFRVLKLRQYLTQANFLLVALRGSKQKIVVFLVCVSTLVTVYGALMYVIEGPANGFTSIPTGIYWAVVTLTTVGFGDITPQTPVGQMLATLVMITGYSIIAVPTGIFTAELANAMRQDGLIEHDCPHCRKNRHEYSAAFCSRCGGPLFSRPVEPSASTQNTPETD